A region from the Corticium candelabrum chromosome 14, ooCorCand1.1, whole genome shotgun sequence genome encodes:
- the LOC134190087 gene encoding uncharacterized protein LOC134190087, with protein sequence MASGQGRARGRGQNSAGKAAGSSSLQRPGGLGLFSTRKSERAWSEDVRHRREPKQLQSSSEMSLFLETEATLSRDVVLFYGLKNFMTLCRNSKITAIDRKEGEGVVVRGTFQAVDELSSQLQTAVSRGSQTVAWNLAFSPNFCATIDHTANTADGNSQDTILSPASNHSDNPDCREPAEITPQLPNSDRFTTGSSINSDNDSVAVGTVADTDKHTSLNLELAKTTWTIITIKLEKRILTVKGKYQVEIKRNPAVADSSVIVTIDGSDAQEVELARAALTEIARDVEKDLTCEEMLWQGSTDISWMRKIQWKDLKTLYSFTFGQNCVVVTGLSNDVRRARSKIKDMLEQNFTETAVAKMVGVFNSNRSILIKKGAAISEKVDVAIIVTALDKLEKKKVEVGIKKSEGLPYRYLVTVCATVSSSYSEKEIQEIVTKVCHEGLQKADEVKAAVVAIEDIGSQLRLSSKDVFIRSQLTAIQTFFEDNPNTSVREVRVVVDKDSLQSFRREANSCFSSTVDCEDSDCAGHSDAFYCLQSGPEGNCPAETRTAKEIQPGTMSYKHLKESLPGHEGVGTIEITYHIPSGYYNGNSAMAYEGLTANAYLPYDREGNELLPLLKTAFDSGLTFAVYPLSLKEVKGFRVWWNGISHKTNQSGGREKNGYPDEEYLQRLRKDLRKKKIGLS encoded by the exons ATGGCTAGTGGACAAGGTAGAGCACGTGGCCGCGGTCAAAACTCTGCAGGCAAGGCAGCAG GAAGTTCTTCTCTGCAACGCCCTGGCGGTTTGGGTCTGTTTTCAACCAGGAAAAGTGAGAGGGCGTGGTCTGAAGATGTGAGGCACAGACGGGAACCTAAACAGTTGCAGTCGTCTTCAGAG ATGTCTCTGTTTCTTGAAACTGAAGCTACTCTATCTAGAGACGTTGTGCTTTTCTACGGTTTAAAAAATTTTATGACTCTTTGTCGCAACTCAAAGATTACGGCAATCGACCGTAAGGAGGGAGAAGGTGTGGTAGTAAGGGGAACCTTTCAAGCTGTTGATGAGTTGAGCAGTCAGCTGCAAACAGCAGTGTCTAGAGGCTCTCAAACGGTTGCTTGGAATTTGGCATTCTCACCGAATTTTTGCGCTACTATAGATCACACAGCAAATACTGCTGATGGTAATAGCCAAGATACTATTTTATCACCTGCAAGTAATCACTCTGACAATCCAGACTGCAGAGAACCTGCTGAGATAACTCCTCAGTTGCCAAACTCAGACAGGTTTACCACAGGCTCAAGCATAAACAGCGACAATGATTCTGTAGCTGTAGGAACGGTTGcggacacagacaaacacacatctcTTAACCTAGAATTAGCTAAGACAACATGGACTATTATTACTATAAAGCTGGAAAAACGCATTCTAACTGTTAAGGGAAAATACCAAGTTGAGATCAAAAGGAACCCTGCAGTTGCAGATAGCAGCGTGATAGTGACCATTGATGGTTCTGACGCTCAAGAGGTTGAGCTCGCTCGTGCTGCTCTCACTGAAATTGCAAGAGATGTTGAGAAAGATCTAACTTGTGAGGAGATGCTATGGCAAGGTAGCACAGATATAAGTTGGATGCGAAAGATACAATGGAAAGACCTTAAGACTCTCTACTCGTTCACATTTGGACAAAATTGTGTAGTAGTTACTGGTCTATCTAATGATGTTAGAAGAGCAAGATCAAAAATTAAGGACATGCTAGAACAAAACTTCACTGAAACTGCTGTGGCCAAGATGGTCGGAGTTTTCAATTCAAACAGGTCTATATTGATAAAGAAAGGAGCCGCGATTTCAGAAAAAGTTGACGTAGCTATCATTGTAACTGCGCTGGACAAACTAGAGAAGAAAAAGGTTGAAGTTGGAATAAAAAAATCAGAAGGCTTGCCGTATCGGTATcttgtcactgtgtgtgccaCAGTGTCTAGCTCGTACAGTGAGAAAGAAATACAAGAGATTGTGACTAAGGTTTGCCATGAAGGTCTTCAGAAAGCTGATGAAGTGAAAGCAGCCGTTGTAGCTATTGAAGACATTGGATCACAGCTACGATTGTCTTCAAAGGATGTCTTTATTCGGTCTCAGCTGACCGCTATACAAACATTTTTTGAAGACAATCCCAATACTTCAGTGCGAGAAGTGAGGGTTGTTGTAGACAAGGACTCGCTTCAGTCATTTCGTCGGGAAGCAAACAGTTGCTTCTCTTCAACAGTCGATTGTGAGGACAGCGATTGTGCTGGCCATTCGGATGCATTTTACTGTTTACAATCTGGTCCAGAAGGGAATTGTCCAGCTG AAACAAGAACTGCAAAAGAAATTCAACCGGGAACTATGAGTTATAAGCATCTTAAAGAAAGCTTGCCTGGTCATGAAGGCGTAGGCACAATAGAGATCACGTACCATATACCTTCTGGCTACTACAACGGGAATTCTGCAATGGCTTACGAAGGACTAACTGCAAATGCATATTTGCCCTACGACCGGGAAGGCAATGAATTGTTACCATTGCTAAAAACAGCATTTGACAGTGGTCTCACATTTGCTGTTTATCCGTTATCTCTTAAAGAAGTCAAAGGATTCCGTGTTTGGTGGAATGGTATAAGTCACAAGACAAACCAGTCTGGAGGACGTGAAAA GAATGGATATCCTGATGAAGAATATTTGCAGCGTCTAAGGAAGGATCTCCGAAAGAAAAAAATTGGATTATCTTGA